In Rouxiella sp. WC2420, the following proteins share a genomic window:
- a CDS encoding M24 family metallopeptidase, with protein sequence MVATDYWFEKVEYQQRLARVQQQLVEKGYDALLAFMPESVTWITGFFTRAYSSFQFAIIPASGEPTLICRDVEAYYLDSTCLYDDRVMWSDSDDKTAIAVQAIRSRLGDSPRLAVEMAAWPLSVARFNGIKAGLPQALMLDESQWVTQMRFIKSPAEISYQRRAARAAEAGMAAAIGSAKVGVSEREMAAEICSAMIRAGSDLPGPGVMSSGERAYHLHGGYSDRVLAHGDIVQIETTPNVRHYHARFMRPIRVGHASEEDQRIVEQLIAIQDAALAEVRPGVAATVPDAIYRDGVMSAGLRDTYTNKTFYSVGLLLAPSGGEPLEAAPGCSWHFAPGMTFHTYVLARGFGMSETIAITEQGYERLTQFPRQLFIS encoded by the coding sequence ATGGTGGCAACCGATTACTGGTTTGAAAAAGTGGAATACCAGCAGCGTCTGGCGCGTGTACAGCAACAACTGGTGGAAAAAGGGTATGACGCCCTGCTGGCATTTATGCCGGAAAGCGTAACCTGGATAACAGGATTTTTCACTCGAGCTTATTCATCGTTCCAGTTTGCCATTATTCCGGCGAGCGGTGAGCCAACCTTGATTTGCCGCGACGTGGAAGCTTACTACCTCGATAGTACCTGCCTTTACGACGACCGCGTCATGTGGAGCGACAGCGATGATAAAACGGCCATTGCAGTGCAGGCTATCCGCTCTCGGCTTGGTGATTCACCGCGGCTGGCGGTGGAAATGGCCGCGTGGCCGCTGTCGGTGGCTCGTTTTAACGGCATCAAGGCGGGGTTGCCGCAGGCGTTGATGCTTGATGAAAGTCAGTGGGTCACTCAAATGCGCTTTATAAAATCACCGGCAGAAATTAGCTATCAACGCCGTGCGGCGCGGGCGGCCGAGGCTGGTATGGCTGCGGCTATCGGCTCGGCCAAAGTCGGTGTCAGCGAACGGGAAATGGCCGCCGAAATTTGTAGCGCGATGATCCGCGCAGGCAGTGATTTACCGGGGCCAGGGGTAATGTCATCAGGTGAGCGAGCTTATCATTTGCACGGTGGTTACAGCGATCGCGTGCTGGCACACGGCGATATTGTGCAGATTGAAACTACGCCCAACGTGCGGCATTACCATGCGCGTTTTATGCGCCCAATCCGCGTTGGGCACGCCAGTGAAGAGGATCAGCGCATCGTTGAGCAACTGATCGCCATTCAGGATGCGGCACTGGCAGAAGTGCGGCCCGGCGTGGCGGCCACCGTGCCTGATGCCATTTATCGTGACGGAGTGATGTCGGCGGGCTTGCGCGACACCTATACCAATAAGACCTTTTACTCGGTCGGCCTGCTGCTGGCGCCAAGCGGCGGCGAGCCACTGGAAGCCGCACCCGGCTGCAGTTGGCATTTTGCTCCGGGCATGACTTTTCATACTTACGTGTTGGCGCGCGGTTTTGGCATGTCTGAAACCATCGCAATTACCGAACAGGGTTATGAGAGATTAACTCAGTTTCCCCGTCAGTTGTTTATCAGCTAG